In Arachis hypogaea cultivar Tifrunner chromosome 17, arahy.Tifrunner.gnm2.J5K5, whole genome shotgun sequence, a single window of DNA contains:
- the LOC112766430 gene encoding polyol transporter 5 gives MEAKGIAETQKAVEDFDPVKKPIKRNKYAFACAILASMTSILLGYDVGVMSGAVIYIKRDLKISDVQIEILMGIINLYSLVGSCLAGRTSDWLGRRYTIVLAGAIFFTGALLMGFSPNYPFLMFSRFVAGIGIGYALMIAPVYAAEVAPASSRGFLTSFPEVFINGGILLGYISNYAFSKLPLHLGWRLMLGIGSIPSVILAVGVLAMPESPRWLIIRGRIADARNVLNRTSDSPEEAQLRLAEIKAAAGIPESCDDDVVHVTKKSDGGGVWKELFLYPTPAVRHILIAALGIHFFQQASGIDAVVLYGPTIFQKAGIDSDTEKLLATVAVGFTKTVFILVATFLLDRVGRRPLLLTSSGGMIISLFTLATSLTIDDRSNKKQMWAVGLSIASTLSYVAVFSIGAGPIAWVYSSEIFPLRLRAQGSAMGVVVNRVTSGIISMTFLSLSKGITIGGAFFLFAALATIGWIFFYTMLPETQGKTLEEMEGSFGHFWAKSKHNDSDQIQLAN, from the exons ATGGAGGCAAAGGGCATAGCAGAAACGCAGAAAGCGGTGGAGGATTTCGATCCTGTGAAGAAGCCAATAAAGAGGAACAAGTATGCTTTCGCCTGTGCAATATTGGCTTCCATGACTTCCATCTTACTTGGTTATG ACGTAGGGGTGATGAGTGGAGCAGTGATATACATAaagagagacctcaaaatctcaGACGTGCAAATAGAGATACTGATGGGAATAATAAACCTCTACTCTCTAGTAGGATCATGCCTTGCTGGCAGAACCTCTGACTGGCTCGGAAGGCGATACACCATTGTGCTAGCCGGAGCCATCTTCTTCACTGGAGCCCTACTCATGGGATTCTCCCCCAACTATCCCTTTCTCATGTTCAGCCGCTTTGTCGCCGGAATCGGCATCGGCTACGCCCTCATGATTGCTCCTGTCTACGCTGCCGAAGTTGCCCCCGCGTCCTCTCGTGGCTTCCTCACCTCCTTCCCTGAGGTGTTCATCAACGGAGGGATATTACTAGGCTACATTTCAAACTATGCATTTTCCAAGCTGCCACTGCACTTGGGATGGCGACTCATGTTGGGAATCGGTTCTATTCCATCCGTGATCCTGGCCGTCGGAGTCTTAGCCATGCCGGAATCACCTCGGTGGCTCATCATCAGAGGCCGAATCGCCGACGCACGCAACGTTCTCAACAGAACCTCCGACTCCCCTGAAGAGGCTCAGCTCAGGTTAGCCGAGATCAAAGCCGCAGCCGGAATACCCGAATCATGCGACGACGACGTCGTTCACGTCACCAAGAAAAGCGACGGTGGAGGCGTCTGGAAAGAGCTATTCCTATATCCTACGCCGGCGGTGCGCCACATCCTCATCGCGGCGCTCGGGATTCACTTCTTTCAACAAGCTTCGGGAATAGACGCAGTCGTTTTGTACGGACCAACCATTTTTCAGAAGGCTGGGATCGATTCAGATACGGAGAAGCTTCTTGCAACGGTGGCCGTTGGATTCACGAAGACAGTATTCATCTTAGTTGCTACGTTCTTGTTGGATCGGGTGGGGCGTCGGCCGTTATTGCTGACCAGTTCGGGCGGTATGATAATCTCGCTTTTCACGCTCGCCACAAGCCTCACCATCGATGACCGGTCCAACAAAAAGCAAATGTGGGCCGTTGGATTGAGCATCGCAAGCACCTTGTCCTACGTGGCAGTGTTCTCTATCGGAGCGGGGCCCATTGCATGGGTTTATAGCTCTGAGATCTTCCCACTGAGGCTGCGCGCTCAGGGTTCGGCCATGGGAGTTGTGGTGAACAGGGTCACAAGTGGCATTATCTCAATGACCTTTTTGTCCCTCTCTAAGGGAATAACCATTGGTGGGGCCTTCTTCCTCTTTGCTGCACTTGCAACAATTGGATGGATCTTCTTCTATACAATGCTACCCGAAACACAGGGCAAGACCCTTGAAGAAATGGAAGGCTCTTTTGGTCATTTCTGGGCAAAGTCCAAGCACAACGATAGTGACCAAATTCAATTGGCCAATTAG